The following proteins come from a genomic window of Mycolicibacterium rufum:
- a CDS encoding universal stress protein, giving the protein MTKYSTIVVGTDGSETSLRAVDKAAALAAESDARLIVASAFTPAHHDGGAPEPDQPHNINYRTQGDAPVYGLLGDAADRARKAGAKHVEQRAVHGAPADALVALADEVKADLLVVGSVGLRSMVGRLVGSVPKIVQRKAHTEVLVVDTD; this is encoded by the coding sequence ATGACGAAGTACTCGACCATCGTGGTCGGCACCGACGGCTCGGAGACGTCGCTGCGGGCGGTCGACAAGGCCGCCGCGCTGGCCGCCGAATCCGACGCCCGCCTGATCGTCGCGTCGGCGTTCACTCCGGCGCACCACGACGGCGGAGCCCCCGAACCCGACCAGCCGCACAACATCAACTACCGGACCCAGGGCGACGCACCGGTGTACGGCCTGCTCGGCGACGCCGCCGACCGGGCCAGAAAGGCCGGGGCGAAACACGTCGAGCAGCGCGCCGTGCACGGTGCGCCCGCCGACGCGCTGGTCGCGCTGGCCGATGAGGTGAAGGCCGACCTGCTGGTCGTGGGCAGTGTCGGCCTGCGGTCGATGGTGGGCCGGCTCGTCGGTTCGGTGCCCAAGATCGTGCAGCGCAAGGCGCACACCGAGGTGCTCGTCGTCGATACCGACTGA
- a CDS encoding succinate dehydrogenase/fumarate reductase iron-sulfur subunit produces the protein MGAYNAKMRVWRGDASGGELKDYTVEVNEGEVVLDIIHRLQQTQTGDLAVRWNCKAGKCGSCSVEINGRPRLACMTRMSTFGEDETVTVTPLRTFPVMRDLVTDVSFNYEKAREIPSFTPPKDLQPGEYRMQQEDVNRSQEFRKCIECFLCQNVCHVNRDHEENKKAFSGPRYLMRQAELDMHPLDVHGHRAEQAQEENGLGYCNITKCCTEVCPEHIKITDNALIPMKERAADRKYDPVVWLGNKLFRRK, from the coding sequence ATGGGTGCGTACAACGCGAAGATGCGCGTCTGGCGCGGTGACGCCTCCGGCGGGGAACTGAAGGACTACACCGTCGAGGTCAACGAGGGCGAGGTCGTCCTCGACATCATCCACCGGTTGCAGCAGACCCAGACCGGCGACCTCGCGGTCCGCTGGAACTGCAAGGCCGGCAAGTGCGGGTCCTGTTCGGTGGAGATCAACGGCCGTCCGCGCCTGGCATGCATGACGCGGATGTCGACGTTCGGGGAGGACGAGACCGTCACGGTCACCCCGCTGCGGACGTTCCCGGTGATGCGGGACCTGGTCACCGACGTGTCCTTCAACTACGAGAAGGCCAGGGAGATCCCGTCGTTCACGCCGCCCAAGGACCTGCAGCCCGGTGAGTACCGGATGCAGCAGGAGGACGTGAACCGCAGCCAGGAGTTCCGCAAGTGCATCGAGTGCTTCCTGTGCCAGAACGTCTGCCACGTCAACCGTGACCACGAGGAGAACAAGAAGGCGTTCTCCGGTCCGCGGTACCTGATGCGGCAGGCCGAGCTCGACATGCATCCGCTCGACGTGCACGGCCACCGCGCCGAGCAAGCCCAGGAGGAGAACGGCCTGGGCTACTGCAACATCACCAAGTGCTGCACCGAGGTGTGCCCCGAGCACATCAAGATCACCGACAATGCGCTGATCCCGATGAAGGAACGCGCCGCCGACCGCAAGTACGACCCGGTGGTGTGGCTGGGCAACAAGCTGTTCCGGCGGAAGTAA
- a CDS encoding fumarate reductase/succinate dehydrogenase flavoprotein subunit codes for MASDEAEIERHTYDVVVIGAGGAGLRAVIEARERGLRVAVVTKSLFGKAHTVMAEGGCAAAMRNVNTKDSWQVHFGDTMRGGKFLNNWRMAELHAQEAPDRVWELETYGALFDRTKDGKISQRNFGGHTYPRLAHVGDRTGLEIIRTLQQKIVSLQQEDKRELGDYEARIRVFHETAITELILDNGKIAGAFGYYRETGDFVLFEAPAVVLATGGIGKSYKVSSNSWEYTGDGHALALRAGSSLINMEFIQFHPTGMVWPLSVKGILVTEGVRGDGGVLKNSEGKRFMFDYIPDVFKGQYAESEEEADQWLKDNDSARRTPDLLPRDEVARAINTEVKEGRGTPHGGVYLDIASRMTPEEIKRRLPSMYHQFIELAEVDITTDEMEVGPTCHYVMGGIEVEPDTGAAATPGLFAAGECAGGMHGSNRLGGNSLSDLLVFGRRAGLGASDYVRAMSNRPAVTQDAVDKAREMALAVFDGPSDGSAPENPYSLQLDMQDTMNNLVGIIRKADEMQEALDKLTELRDRYKRVKVEGERKFNPGWHLAMDLRNMLLVSESVAKSAMTRTESRGGHTRDDYPTMDAGWRNHLLVCRSEGDDPVVPDVTVTKERQPTMRPDLLETFELSELEKYYTDDELLEHPQRKG; via the coding sequence ATGGCTTCGGACGAAGCAGAGATTGAACGGCACACCTACGACGTCGTCGTGATCGGCGCCGGCGGGGCGGGACTGCGCGCGGTGATCGAGGCCCGGGAGCGGGGCCTGCGCGTCGCGGTGGTGACGAAATCGCTGTTCGGCAAGGCTCATACGGTGATGGCCGAGGGCGGCTGCGCCGCGGCCATGCGCAACGTCAACACCAAGGACTCCTGGCAGGTGCACTTCGGTGACACCATGCGCGGCGGGAAGTTCCTGAACAACTGGCGGATGGCCGAACTGCACGCGCAGGAGGCCCCGGACCGGGTGTGGGAACTCGAGACCTACGGCGCGCTGTTCGACCGCACCAAGGACGGCAAGATCAGCCAGCGCAACTTCGGCGGGCACACCTACCCGCGGCTGGCCCACGTCGGCGACCGCACCGGCCTGGAGATCATCCGCACCCTGCAGCAGAAGATCGTGTCGCTGCAGCAGGAGGACAAGCGCGAACTCGGCGACTACGAGGCCCGGATCCGGGTCTTCCACGAAACCGCGATCACCGAACTGATCCTCGACAACGGCAAGATCGCGGGCGCCTTCGGCTACTACCGCGAGACCGGTGACTTCGTGCTGTTCGAGGCGCCCGCGGTGGTGCTGGCGACCGGCGGCATCGGCAAGTCGTACAAGGTGTCGTCGAATTCCTGGGAGTACACCGGAGACGGGCACGCTCTGGCGCTGCGCGCGGGGTCCTCGCTGATCAACATGGAGTTCATCCAGTTCCACCCGACCGGCATGGTGTGGCCGCTGTCGGTGAAGGGGATCCTGGTCACCGAGGGTGTGCGCGGCGACGGCGGAGTGCTGAAGAACTCCGAGGGCAAGCGCTTCATGTTCGACTACATCCCCGACGTCTTCAAGGGTCAGTACGCGGAGTCCGAGGAAGAGGCCGACCAGTGGCTCAAGGACAACGACTCCGCGCGCCGCACCCCTGACCTGCTGCCCCGCGATGAGGTGGCCCGCGCGATCAACACCGAGGTCAAGGAAGGCCGGGGCACCCCGCACGGCGGCGTGTACCTCGACATCGCCTCCCGCATGACCCCGGAGGAGATCAAGCGCCGGCTGCCCTCGATGTACCACCAGTTCATCGAGCTGGCCGAGGTCGACATCACCACCGACGAGATGGAGGTCGGCCCGACCTGTCACTACGTGATGGGCGGGATCGAGGTGGAACCCGACACCGGCGCGGCCGCGACGCCGGGGCTGTTCGCCGCGGGCGAGTGCGCCGGCGGCATGCACGGCTCCAACCGGCTCGGCGGCAACTCGCTGTCCGACCTGCTGGTGTTCGGCCGGCGTGCCGGGCTCGGCGCCTCGGACTACGTGCGCGCGATGTCCAACCGGCCTGCGGTCACCCAGGACGCGGTGGACAAGGCCAGGGAGATGGCGCTGGCGGTGTTCGACGGCCCGAGCGACGGCTCGGCCCCGGAGAACCCGTACTCGCTGCAGCTGGACATGCAGGACACCATGAACAACCTGGTGGGCATCATCCGCAAGGCCGACGAGATGCAGGAGGCCCTGGACAAGCTCACCGAACTGCGCGACCGCTACAAGCGCGTCAAGGTCGAGGGCGAGCGCAAGTTCAACCCCGGCTGGCACCTCGCGATGGACCTGCGGAACATGCTGCTGGTCAGCGAGTCGGTGGCGAAGTCGGCGATGACCCGCACCGAGAGCCGCGGCGGACACACCCGCGACGACTACCCGACGATGGACGCCGGCTGGCGCAACCACCTGCTGGTGTGCCGGTCCGAGGGCGACGACCCGGTGGTCCCCGACGTCACCGTGACCAAGGAACGCCAGCCCACGATGCGGCCGGACCTGCTGGAAACCTTCGAGCTCTCCGAGCTGGAGAAGTACTACACCGACGACGAACTCCTCGAACACCCGCAACGGAAGGGCTGA
- a CDS encoding acyl-CoA dehydrogenase family protein, which yields MTARPLLLNPNAFDPQRLDPESRRQLRALIEWFEQRGKTRLLRDDLDAAWVSDFLAFVKSERLFATFLTPSEFSGGDPNKRWDTSRNAVLSEILGFYGLSYWYAEQVTILGLGPIWQSDNVKAKEKAAAQLEAGGVMAFALSERAHGADIYNTDMVLTPAAQDDDEGVVFRASGEKYYIGNGNVAGMVSVFSRRSDVDGADGYVWFVADSTHENYELIGNVVHGQMFVSNFALHDYPVYEEDILCTGPDAFSAALNTVNVGKFNLCSGSIGMCEHAFYEAITHANNRILYGNPVTDFPHVRASFVDAYARLVAMKLFSDRAIDYFRSAGPEDRRYLLFNPVTKSKVTSEGEKVVTLLWDVLAAKGFEKDTYFSQVTRLIGALPRLEGTVHVNVAQILKFMPNYMFNPAEYPEIGTRDDPADDVFFWSQGPARGASKVRFADWAPVYERHTGIPNVGRFFEQVAAFKELLSSAAPDADQQADLDFVLVIGHLFSLVVYGQLILEQTELTGLDADLVDQIFDVMVRDFSAYAVALHGKPSSTADQQAWALSAIRKPVTDSARFDRIWGEVAAYDGVYQMQP from the coding sequence ATGACTGCACGCCCCCTGCTGCTCAACCCGAACGCGTTCGACCCGCAGCGGCTCGACCCCGAGTCCCGCCGTCAGCTGCGCGCCCTCATCGAGTGGTTCGAGCAGCGCGGCAAGACCCGACTGCTGCGCGACGACCTGGACGCGGCGTGGGTGTCGGACTTCCTCGCGTTCGTGAAGTCCGAGCGGCTGTTCGCGACGTTCCTGACGCCGTCGGAGTTCTCCGGCGGCGACCCGAACAAGCGGTGGGACACCTCCCGCAACGCGGTGCTCAGCGAGATCCTTGGGTTCTACGGGCTGTCCTACTGGTATGCCGAGCAGGTCACCATCCTCGGGCTCGGACCGATCTGGCAGAGCGACAACGTCAAGGCCAAGGAGAAGGCGGCCGCACAACTCGAGGCCGGCGGGGTGATGGCGTTCGCGCTGTCCGAACGCGCGCACGGTGCCGACATCTACAACACCGACATGGTGCTGACCCCGGCCGCGCAGGACGACGACGAAGGCGTGGTGTTCCGGGCTTCGGGCGAGAAGTACTACATCGGCAACGGCAACGTCGCGGGCATGGTGTCGGTGTTCTCGCGGCGCAGCGACGTCGACGGCGCCGACGGGTACGTCTGGTTCGTCGCCGACAGCACCCATGAGAACTACGAGCTGATCGGCAACGTCGTGCACGGCCAGATGTTCGTCAGCAATTTCGCGCTGCACGACTACCCGGTGTACGAGGAGGACATCCTGTGCACCGGCCCCGACGCGTTCTCGGCGGCGCTGAACACCGTCAACGTCGGCAAGTTCAACCTGTGCAGCGGCTCGATCGGCATGTGCGAGCACGCCTTCTACGAGGCGATCACCCACGCCAACAACCGGATCCTCTACGGCAATCCGGTCACGGACTTCCCGCACGTGCGGGCCAGTTTCGTCGACGCCTACGCCCGCCTGGTCGCGATGAAGCTGTTCAGTGACCGCGCCATCGACTACTTCCGCAGCGCCGGCCCCGAGGACCGCCGCTACCTGCTGTTCAACCCGGTAACCAAGTCGAAGGTCACCTCCGAGGGCGAGAAGGTCGTCACCCTGCTGTGGGATGTGCTGGCCGCCAAGGGGTTCGAGAAGGACACCTACTTCAGCCAGGTGACCCGGCTGATCGGGGCGCTGCCGCGGCTGGAGGGCACCGTGCACGTCAACGTCGCGCAGATCTTGAAGTTCATGCCGAACTACATGTTCAACCCGGCCGAGTACCCCGAGATCGGCACCCGTGACGATCCGGCCGACGACGTGTTCTTCTGGTCGCAGGGCCCCGCCCGCGGTGCGTCGAAGGTGCGCTTCGCCGACTGGGCGCCGGTCTACGAGCGGCACACCGGCATCCCGAACGTCGGGCGCTTCTTCGAACAGGTCGCCGCGTTCAAGGAGCTGTTGAGCTCCGCCGCCCCCGACGCCGATCAGCAGGCGGATCTGGATTTCGTGCTGGTGATCGGCCACCTCTTCTCGCTGGTGGTCTACGGCCAGCTGATCCTCGAGCAGACGGAGCTGACCGGCCTGGACGCCGACCTGGTGGATCAGATCTTCGACGTGATGGTCCGGGACTTCTCCGCCTACGCGGTCGCGCTGCACGGCAAGCCGAGCTCGACGGCCGACCAGCAGGCGTGGGCGCTGTCGGCCATCCGCAAGCCGGTGACCGACTCGGCCCGCTTCGACCGGATCTGGGGCGAGGTGGCCGCCTACGACGGCGTCTACCAGATGCAGCCCTGA
- a CDS encoding isocitrate lyase/PEP mutase family protein: MAHDVLKGRAEALLALHRPGDPVILPTVWDAWSARLAAGAGFEALTVGSHPVADSVGKPDNEGMTFDDLITRVAQITAATDLPVSVDIESGYGEAPSRLIEGLLSVGAVGLNIEDTAHGEGGRLRSADEHADLVGALRAAADASGVHVVVNARTDLFLRQDGDESDRVDRAIARLRQAADAGADVLYPVGLHGPETMQRLTSELPLPVNAIAAPDKADPASYGPLGVARISFGPFWQAALAERSKEILARWR; this comes from the coding sequence ATGGCGCACGACGTTCTGAAGGGCCGGGCCGAGGCGTTGCTGGCACTGCACCGGCCCGGGGATCCGGTCATCCTGCCCACGGTGTGGGACGCGTGGTCGGCCCGGCTGGCCGCAGGCGCGGGCTTCGAGGCGCTGACCGTCGGCAGCCATCCGGTGGCCGACTCGGTCGGCAAACCCGACAACGAGGGCATGACGTTCGACGATCTCATCACCCGGGTCGCGCAAATCACCGCCGCCACCGACCTGCCGGTGTCGGTCGACATCGAGTCCGGCTACGGCGAAGCGCCGTCGCGGCTCATCGAGGGGCTGCTGTCGGTGGGTGCCGTTGGCCTGAACATCGAGGACACCGCGCACGGCGAAGGGGGCCGGCTGCGGTCGGCCGACGAGCACGCCGACCTGGTGGGGGCGCTGCGGGCGGCCGCCGACGCGTCCGGCGTGCACGTGGTGGTCAACGCGCGCACCGACCTGTTCCTGCGGCAGGACGGCGACGAGTCCGACCGGGTCGACCGGGCGATCGCCCGGTTGCGGCAGGCGGCCGACGCGGGCGCCGACGTGCTCTACCCCGTCGGGCTGCACGGCCCGGAGACGATGCAGCGCTTGACCTCTGAGCTTCCGCTGCCGGTGAACGCGATCGCGGCGCCCGACAAGGCGGATCCGGCGTCCTACGGTCCGCTCGGCGTGGCCCGCATCAGCTTCGGTCCGTTCTGGCAGGCGGCGCTCGCGGAGCGGTCGAAGGAGATCCTGGCCCGCTGGCGCTGA